From the genome of Vicia villosa cultivar HV-30 ecotype Madison, WI linkage group LG2, Vvil1.0, whole genome shotgun sequence, one region includes:
- the LOC131651855 gene encoding large ribosomal subunit protein eL13z, which translates to MVKHNNVIPNEHFRKHWQNYVKTWFNQPARKTRRRLARQKKAVKIFPRPTAGPLRPIVHGQTQKYNMKLRAGKGFSLEELKAAGVPKKLARTIGISVDHRRRNRSLEGLQANVQRLKTYKAKLVVFPRRARKVKAGDSTPEELANATQVQGSYLPIVREKPAVELVKITDEMKAFKAYYKLRLERTNKRHLGARLKRAAEAEKEEKK; encoded by the exons ATGGTGAAGCATAACAATGTTATCCCTAACGAGCACTTCCGTAAGCACTGGCAAAACTATGTGAAGACATGGTTTAATCAACCAGCAAGGAAGACAAGAAGAAGATTGG CTCGTCAGAAGAAAGCTGTTAAGATTTTCCCCAGGCCTACTGCTGGACCTCTCAGGCCTATTGTTCATGGACAAACTCAGAAATATAACATGAAACTTAGGGCTGGTAAAGGATTTTCTCTTGAGGAGTTGAAG GCTGCTGGCGTTCCCAAGAAGCTTGCCCGAACCATCGGCATTTCTGTTGATCATCGCCGTAGGAACCGTTCCTTGGAGGGTCTGCAAGCCAATGTGCAGAGGCTGAAGACATACAAGGCTAAGTTGGTCGTCTTCCCAAGACGTGCACGCAAGGTCAAG GCTGGTGATTCTACTCCTGAGGAGCTTGCAAATGCCACACAGGTTCAAGGTTCATACTTGCCCATTGTGAGAGAGAAGCCAGCTGTTGAACTTGTCAAGATTACAGATGAAATGAAGGCATTTAAAGCTTATTACAAGCTTCGCCTTGAAAGAACAAACAAACGCCATCTTGGTGCCAGACTGAAAAGGGCTGCTGAggcagagaaagaagagaagaagtga